One genomic window of Saccopteryx bilineata isolate mSacBil1 chromosome 4, mSacBil1_pri_phased_curated, whole genome shotgun sequence includes the following:
- the ROGDI gene encoding protein rogdi homolog, with the protein MATAMAATAVERAVLEEEFRWLLHDEVHAVLRQLQDILREASLRFTLPGSGTEGPAKQENFILGSCGTDQVKGVLTLQGDALSQADVNLKMPRNNQLLHFAFREDKQWKLQQIQDARNHVSQAIYLLNNRDDSYQFRTGAEVLKLMDAVMLQLTRARNRLTTPATLTLPEIAASGLTRMFAPALPSDLLVNVYINLNKLCLTVYQLHVLQPNSTKNFRPAGGSVLHSPGAMFEWGSQRLEVSHVYKVESVIPWLNDALVFFTVSLQLCQQLKDKISVFSSYWSYRPF; encoded by the exons ATGGCGACCGCGATGGCAGCGACCGCGGTGGAGCGGGCAGTGCTG GAGGAGGAATTCCGCTGGCTGCTACACGACGAGGTGCACGCTGTGCTGAGACAGCTGCAAGACATCCTAAGG GAGGCCTCTCTCCGCTTCACTCTGCCAGGCTCAGGCACAGAGGGGCCTGCCAAGCAAGAGAACTTCATCCTGGGCAGCTGTGG CACAGACCAGGTGAAGGGCGTGCTGACTCTGCAAGGGGATGCGCTGAGCCAGGCG GATGTGAACCTGAAGATGCCCCGGAACAACCAGCTGCTGCATTTTGCCTTCCGGGAGGACAAGCAGTGGAAGCTACAGCAG ATCCAGGATGCCAGGAACCACGTGAGCCAAGCCATTTACCTCCTTAACAACAGGGATGACAGCTACCAGTTCAGGACAGGAGCAGAAGTCCTTAAG cTGATGGACGCCGTGATGCTGCAACTGACCAGAGCTCGCAACCGACTCACCACGCCGGCCACCCTCACTCTGCCTGAGATTGCTGCCAGTGGCCTCACg CGTATGttcgcccctgccctgccctccgaCCTGCTGGTCAATGTCTACATCAACCTCAACAAGCTGTGTCTCACCGTGTACCAGCTGCACGTCCTGCAGCCCAATTCCACCAAG AACTTCCGCCCAGCTGGAGGCTCTGTACTGCACAGCCCTGGGGCCATGTT TGAGTGGGGTTCCCAGCGCCTGGAGGTCAGCCACGTGTACAAGGTGGAGTCCGTGATCCCGTGGCTCAATGACGCCCTTGTCTTCTTCACCGTCTCCCTGCAGCTCTGCCAGCAGCTCAAGGATAAG